A genomic region of Pseudomonas sp. MPC6 contains the following coding sequences:
- the uraH gene encoding hydroxyisourate hydrolase: MGRLTTHILDAAHGCPGSSIKVELYRVEGSQLELVASAITNSDGRVDTPLLQGDDYRSGVYQIQFHAGDYYRARGVQLPEPAFLDVVVLRFGICAEQDHYHVPLLISPYSYSTYRGS; the protein is encoded by the coding sequence ATGGGACGTTTGACTACTCACATCTTAGACGCCGCACACGGTTGCCCGGGCAGCTCGATCAAGGTCGAGCTGTACCGCGTTGAAGGCTCGCAGCTGGAGCTGGTCGCCAGCGCGATCACCAACAGCGATGGCCGTGTCGATACACCGCTGCTGCAAGGCGATGACTACCGCTCCGGGGTCTACCAGATTCAGTTTCATGCGGGCGATTACTACCGCGCCCGGGGCGTGCAGCTCCCGGAGCCGGCGTTTCTGGATGTGGTGGTGCTACGGTTTGGCATCTGCGCCGAGCAAGATCACTACCACGTGCCGTTGCTGATTTCCCCTTACAGCTATTCAACCTACCGAGGAAGCTGA